In one window of Nicotiana tabacum cultivar K326 chromosome 12, ASM71507v2, whole genome shotgun sequence DNA:
- the LOC107794305 gene encoding flavonol synthase/flavanone 3-hydroxylase, translating into MKTLTMEVARVQAIASITKCMDTIPSEYIRSENEQPASTTLHGVVLQVPVIDIDDTNVVKLISDASKEWGIFQVINHGIPDEVIANLQKVGKEFFEVVPQEEKEVIAKTPGSQNIEGYGTSLQKELEGKRGWVDHLFHKIWPPSAINYRYWPKSPPSYREANEEYAKRLREVAEKIFKSLSLGLGLEAHEMMEAAGGEEIVYLLKINYYPPCPRPDLALGVVAHTDMSHITILVPNEVQGLQVFKDDHWYDVKYIPNALIIHIGDQVEILSNGKYKSVYHRTTVTKDKTRMSWPVFLEPPSEHEVGPIPKLVNEANPPKFKTKKYKDYVYCKLNKLPQ; encoded by the exons atgaaaacccTAACAATGGAAGTTGCAAGAGTACAAGCAATAGCGTCAATAACAAAATGCATGGACACAATTCCATCAGAATACATACGGTCAGAGAACGAGCAGCCCGCATCCACAACGTTGCATGGTGTGGTTCTTCAAGTTCCAGTAATCGACATAGACGATACAAATGTAGTGAAACTCATATCGGATGCTAGCAAAGAGTGGGGGATCTTTCAAGTGATAAATCATGGAATTCCAGATGAGGTTATTGCGAATTTGCAAAAAGTAGGGAAAGAGTTCTTTGAGGTTGTACCACAAGAGGAGAAAGAAGTGATTGCAAAGACTCCAGGGTCGCAGAATATTGAAGGGTATGGTACTTCTTTGCAGAAGGAACTTGAAGGGAAAAGAGGTTGGGTTGATCATTTGTTCCATAAGATTTGGCCTCCTTCTGCCATCAATTATCGTTATTGGCCTAAAAGCCCTCCTTCCTacag GGAAGCAAATGAGGAGTACGCAAAGAGGCTGCGAGAAGTTGCGGAGAAGATCTTTAAGAGCTTATCACTTGGGCTTGGGTTAGAAGCCCATGAAATGATGGAGGCAGCAGGTGGTGAAGAAATAGTTTACTTGTTGAAGATCAATTACTACCCACCATGCCCAAGGCCCGATTTGGCACTTGGAGTTGTGGCCCATACAGACATGTCCCATATAACCATTCTTGTCCCAAATGAAGTCCAAGGCCTCCAAGTGTTCAAGGATGACCATTGGTATGATGTCAAGTACATACCAAATGCCCTAATTATCCACATTGGTGACCAAGTTGAG ATTCTTAGCAATGGGAAATACAAGAGTGTGTACCATAGGACAACAGTGACAAAGGACAAGACAAGAATGTCATGGCCAGTTTTCTTGGAGCCACCATCAGAGCATGAAGTTGGGCCAATTCCTAAGCTGGTTAATGAGGCCAATCCACCAAAATTCAAGACCAAGAAGTACAAGGATTATGTCTATTGTAAGCTTAACAAGCTTCCTCAGTGA